From a single Bacillus pseudomycoides DSM 12442 genomic region:
- a CDS encoding DUF3965 domain-containing protein, with protein sequence MRDVQSNPNWNLVTDVYVEPNNFADLFSLLVPNHPKGEGKERTILAWKEKEFYKQENLAPFILYGMNKVQDLPQFHKDEIPTLIRIVRLCQKIGWYKEAYTFMVNQRLDEFVHTSMEYETWDILTQVVAWNYLIVKYRIGKLENDDVMIWERIKFNTECIEKCEKLLSHKEVMELTFFYICKQAKLLSKEQLDQEMMNLAIYCNTYVYDLYIYDLLKKYRKCTDFLTYYGPSRSVVACQRAVISQISDRLNPLKTTHVDDYLYVMKEMMEHMSFEFMNRYEHFIGKLLSYVPFFEMIQVPQHAYYCEELMYVCKGIEHKEELLRNYIFIQLHDCLPSFIKQFLKNKRYATIHDILFYWCDDEQRVGLEKKYNLSFIYERYACG encoded by the coding sequence ATGAGGGATGTACAAAGTAATCCAAATTGGAATTTGGTTACAGATGTTTATGTAGAACCAAATAATTTTGCGGATTTATTTTCTTTACTTGTACCAAATCATCCAAAAGGCGAAGGAAAAGAACGGACAATTTTAGCTTGGAAAGAAAAAGAATTTTATAAACAAGAAAACTTGGCTCCGTTTATTTTATATGGAATGAATAAGGTGCAGGACTTGCCGCAGTTCCATAAGGATGAAATACCAACTTTAATTCGTATTGTTCGTTTATGCCAGAAAATCGGTTGGTATAAGGAAGCGTATACATTTATGGTGAATCAAAGATTAGATGAATTTGTACATACATCTATGGAATATGAAACGTGGGATATTTTAACTCAAGTTGTGGCTTGGAACTACTTAATTGTAAAATATCGAATTGGTAAATTGGAAAATGATGATGTAATGATATGGGAAAGAATTAAATTTAATACAGAGTGTATTGAAAAATGTGAGAAGCTATTATCTCATAAGGAAGTAATGGAACTTACATTCTTTTATATTTGCAAACAGGCAAAATTATTGTCCAAAGAACAATTAGATCAAGAGATGATGAACTTAGCAATATACTGCAATACATACGTTTATGACTTATACATATATGACTTATTAAAAAAATATCGTAAGTGTACGGATTTTTTAACATATTATGGACCAAGTCGTTCTGTTGTTGCATGTCAAAGGGCTGTAATTTCTCAAATTTCTGATCGCCTTAATCCATTAAAAACCACGCATGTGGATGATTATCTTTATGTAATGAAAGAAATGATGGAGCACATGTCGTTTGAATTTATGAATCGATATGAGCATTTCATTGGAAAACTATTATCATATGTACCATTTTTTGAAATGATTCAAGTTCCGCAACATGCATATTATTGTGAAGAGTTGATGTATGTTTGTAAAGGAATTGAACATAAGGAAGAACTTTTGCGGAATTATATATTTATACAATTACATGATTGTTTACCGTCATTTATCAAACAATTTCTAAAGAATAAACGTTATGCAACGATTCATGATATTTTATTTTACTGGTGTGATGATGAACAACGAGTGGGATTAGAGAAGAAATATAATTTAAGTTTTATTTATGAACGATATGCGTGTGGGTAA
- a CDS encoding ABC transporter permease, whose translation MKRVTELLPALILSSILLIAWEVEARIVDEMYILPSPTAILAKMWALRDILLTVHLPATLYVVLIGVVISIVLGVGLAMSMNASKWIERAFYPLLVASQTIPITALAPLFVLWFGYSIWSKVVVTVLITFFPIAVNTYDGLRSTKKEWEELLVTYGATKKDIFLKLKLPSALPYFFSALKIAVPLSVIGAAIGEWLGAQAGLGYFSKRMMTQLDGAGVFAPIVLLSLLAILFVLFVSILEKKFISWRKHS comes from the coding sequence ATGAAACGTGTGACAGAGCTACTACCTGCACTGATTTTAAGTAGCATACTGCTCATAGCTTGGGAAGTGGAGGCTAGAATTGTAGATGAGATGTATATTTTGCCATCTCCTACTGCAATTCTAGCTAAAATGTGGGCACTGCGTGACATATTACTTACAGTTCATTTGCCAGCAACCTTATATGTAGTCTTAATCGGTGTAGTTATTTCTATTGTACTTGGTGTTGGACTGGCGATGTCTATGAATGCGAGTAAATGGATAGAAAGAGCTTTTTATCCGTTACTAGTTGCTTCACAAACGATTCCAATTACTGCTTTAGCACCATTATTTGTTTTATGGTTTGGCTATTCAATTTGGAGCAAAGTCGTTGTGACAGTTTTGATTACCTTTTTCCCCATTGCGGTAAATACGTATGATGGATTGCGCAGCACGAAAAAGGAATGGGAGGAGCTTTTAGTGACATATGGTGCAACGAAAAAAGATATTTTTCTAAAGTTAAAGTTGCCATCTGCACTTCCGTACTTTTTCTCTGCTTTAAAAATTGCTGTTCCACTTAGTGTCATTGGAGCAGCAATTGGTGAGTGGCTTGGTGCACAAGCTGGTTTAGGATACTTTAGTAAACGAATGATGACACAGTTAGACGGAGCTGGTGTGTTTGCACCGATTGTGCTTCTATCATTACTAGCTATTTTATTTGTATTATTTGTTTCTATATTAGAAAAGAAATTCATTAGTTGGAGGAAACATTCATGA
- a CDS encoding ABC transporter ATP-binding protein, with protein sequence MRSKSILQFHNVSFHYDEKPIIKGLDAFVQEKEFVSIIGPSGCGKSTLFRLITGLEEPTAGTIQLTETSSHPVGYMPQKDMLLPWRTIIENAALPLECQGIKKKEAHVKAKDLLEQFGLQGYENKYPKDLSGGMRQRVSFIRTLLTGGDILLLDEPFSALDALTKATLQEWLFEQWKQWQKTILFITHDVEEALFLSNRILIVTEQPITTLTERVVPLGTERSRKDLHKPEILGLKDELLGMLQRQVLV encoded by the coding sequence TTGAGGAGCAAGAGCATACTACAGTTTCATAATGTTTCCTTTCATTATGATGAAAAGCCAATTATAAAGGGTCTGGATGCTTTCGTGCAAGAAAAAGAGTTTGTTAGCATCATTGGACCGAGTGGCTGTGGCAAAAGTACATTGTTTCGTTTAATTACAGGATTAGAAGAACCGACGGCTGGAACGATTCAACTTACAGAAACCTCGAGTCATCCTGTAGGATATATGCCACAAAAAGATATGCTTCTGCCATGGAGAACAATTATTGAAAATGCAGCACTGCCGTTAGAGTGCCAGGGGATAAAGAAAAAAGAAGCACATGTAAAGGCAAAAGACCTGTTAGAACAATTTGGTTTACAAGGATACGAGAACAAATATCCGAAAGATTTATCAGGTGGTATGCGGCAGCGAGTGTCCTTTATTCGAACTTTATTAACAGGCGGGGACATTTTATTGTTAGATGAGCCGTTTAGCGCATTAGATGCATTAACGAAAGCAACGTTGCAAGAATGGTTGTTTGAGCAATGGAAACAGTGGCAAAAAACCATTTTATTTATTACACACGATGTAGAAGAAGCACTTTTTCTTTCTAATCGGATTTTAATAGTGACAGAGCAGCCTATAACAACTTTAACGGAGCGTGTTGTACCACTTGGAACGGAGCGCTCAAGAAAAGATTTGCATAAGCCTGAGATACTAGGGCTAAAAGATGAGTTACTCGGTATGCTGCAAAGGCAGGTGCTCGTATGA
- a CDS encoding CBS domain-containing protein, whose protein sequence is MTTVREFMSTDIVQCTPLDNVYEAAVKMKEEAIGMIPIVENNQVVGLVTDRDLVVRGIAEKHPGSNKITNVMTTEIVSVSPDDPIENATELMAQHQIRRLPVVENGELVGMLALGDLAIAEKADDQAGFALSEISEHTE, encoded by the coding sequence ATGACAACAGTTAGAGAATTTATGAGTACCGATATTGTGCAATGTACACCGCTAGATAATGTATATGAAGCTGCTGTGAAAATGAAAGAAGAGGCCATTGGGATGATTCCAATTGTAGAGAATAATCAAGTGGTTGGTCTTGTCACAGATCGTGATTTAGTTGTTCGTGGAATTGCTGAGAAACATCCTGGGTCTAATAAAATTACAAATGTCATGACAACAGAAATTGTTTCCGTATCTCCTGATGACCCTATTGAAAATGCTACAGAGTTAATGGCACAGCATCAAATCAGGAGACTACCTGTAGTTGAGAATGGAGAGCTTGTTGGGATGTTAGCGCTAGGTGATTTAGCAATAGCAGAGAAAGCTGATGATCAAGCTGGATTTGCTTTAAGTGAGATTTCCGAGCATACAGAATAA
- a CDS encoding M23 family metallopeptidase: MKQKATALTATTVAVASLLPSITQVDTRTIAAQELPTQDTKYIKPNLKILYSNNKIKARNNANSVKNTNISTSTKRKNSYIVNVGDQVQIGELLGHMGNTGHSFGQHLHFKLHNGEWNFEKTNAVNPLQYLVR; the protein is encoded by the coding sequence ATGAAACAGAAAGCTACAGCTTTAACGGCAACTACTGTCGCAGTCGCATCTCTACTTCCATCCATAACTCAAGTAGATACACGTACTATAGCAGCTCAAGAATTGCCTACACAAGACACTAAATATATAAAACCGAATCTAAAAATATTATATTCGAATAATAAAATAAAAGCAAGGAATAATGCTAACTCCGTAAAAAATACAAATATTTCTACATCTACTAAACGGAAAAACAGTTATATTGTAAATGTTGGTGATCAAGTTCAGATTGGGGAATTGTTAGGACATATGGGAAATACAGGCCATTCATTTGGGCAGCACCTCCATTTTAAATTACATAATGGTGAATGGAATTTTGAAAAAACAAACGCAGTAAATCCACTGCAGTATTTAGTTCGGTAA
- a CDS encoding efflux RND transporter permease subunit: MDRLTKFSLKNRAAIIIMVFLISVLGIYSGSKLPMEFLPSVDNPAITVTTMSQGLDAETLTKEVTEPLEKKFRNLEHVDTITSSTYEGLSRIDIAYTSKANMKDVTREVEKITSNVNFPKEITKPVVSQLNTSMIPLAQITVQKQNGFTKADEKQIEEEIIPQLENIDGVANVMYYGKSTSELSILLDPNEMKNKNVTPQQVLAALQGKETSTPVGQVTVNNEDHSLRVIGNVKNVDEIKNMSLTPQIKLQDIAQVKIKQHFDTVSHVNGEEGTGLVIMKEPSKNAVAIGKEIDKKIKTISKEYKDTYTIKLISSTHEQVENAVMSMGKEVILGAIAATFIILIFLRSVRTTLIAVVSIPLSILLTLFLLDQSNVTLNILTLGGLAVAVGRLVDDSIVVIENIFRRLQKEHFSKDIILDATKEVAVAITSSTLTTVAVFLPIGLVSGTIGKLMLPMVLAVVYSILSSLVVALTVVPLMAFLLLRKTRQRTPKPSRKYTATLKWALSHKFIILFSSFLLFAGSIAAYILLPKANIKSEDDTMLSIQMTFPANYDFESRKQTAFDFEKKLLSNSDVKDVILRMGSSAEDAQFGFTTKNNLASIAVVFKKGTDIDQYIKKLKKEHADFKPAEFDYTKASYSNSGGGNNLQFNVTANNETNFKKAADVVETKLKSIDSLSKVKTNREESKKEWQIDIDQKKAEQVGLTPETAGQQVTFLMKKSPIGQLTINDEKTTIMLEHKQEKISNKEDILNTNILSPIAGSIPLKDIATISEKRLQTEIFHKDGKETIQITAEATNEDLSKVNTEVNKAISELDLPNGAKVKIAGATESMQEDFTNLFKIMGIAIGIVYLIMVITFGQARAPFAILFSLPLAAVGGILGLIISRTPVDLNALIGALMLIGIVVTNAIVLIERVQQNREHGMTTREALLEAGSTRLRPIIMTAITTIVAMLPLLFSQSQAGSMVSKSLAVVVIGGLAVSTVLTLVVVPVMYELLDKFGKKRRSRRKVVSSIDTPKA, translated from the coding sequence ATGGATAGGTTAACAAAATTCTCATTAAAAAATCGAGCCGCTATCATCATCATGGTTTTTCTCATTTCTGTGCTCGGCATTTATTCCGGCTCCAAATTACCGATGGAGTTTCTACCCAGCGTCGATAATCCCGCAATAACTGTCACTACAATGTCTCAAGGGCTAGATGCTGAAACATTGACAAAAGAAGTAACCGAACCGCTCGAAAAAAAGTTTCGAAATTTGGAACACGTCGATACAATAACTTCTTCTACTTATGAAGGTTTATCTCGTATCGATATCGCTTATACATCTAAAGCTAATATGAAGGATGTTACACGCGAGGTCGAAAAAATTACCAGCAACGTAAATTTCCCAAAAGAAATTACAAAACCCGTCGTTAGTCAACTTAATACCTCTATGATTCCACTTGCACAAATTACCGTTCAAAAACAGAATGGTTTTACAAAAGCAGACGAAAAACAGATTGAAGAAGAAATCATCCCGCAACTTGAAAATATCGACGGCGTTGCTAACGTCATGTATTACGGTAAATCAACATCCGAGTTATCTATCCTCTTAGACCCAAATGAAATGAAAAATAAAAACGTAACACCACAGCAAGTATTAGCCGCTTTACAAGGAAAAGAAACTTCCACTCCAGTTGGTCAAGTTACTGTCAATAACGAAGACCACAGCCTACGCGTCATTGGAAATGTCAAAAATGTAGATGAAATAAAAAACATGTCACTTACCCCTCAAATCAAATTACAAGATATAGCTCAAGTAAAAATAAAACAACATTTTGATACCGTTTCACATGTGAATGGCGAAGAGGGAACTGGATTAGTTATTATGAAAGAACCTAGCAAAAATGCAGTTGCAATCGGAAAAGAAATTGATAAAAAAATAAAAACTATAAGCAAAGAATATAAAGATACTTATACAATTAAATTAATATCCTCTACTCACGAACAAGTTGAAAATGCAGTTATGAGCATGGGGAAAGAAGTCATTTTAGGAGCAATTGCTGCGACATTTATTATTTTAATCTTTTTACGCAGCGTTCGAACAACCCTTATCGCTGTCGTTAGTATTCCGTTATCCATTTTACTAACACTATTTTTACTTGATCAATCTAATGTTACATTAAACATTTTAACTCTCGGGGGCTTAGCAGTAGCGGTTGGTCGACTTGTTGACGATAGTATTGTTGTCATTGAAAATATCTTCCGGCGCTTACAAAAAGAACATTTTTCAAAAGACATCATTCTAGACGCCACAAAAGAGGTAGCTGTTGCGATTACCTCTTCTACTTTAACAACAGTCGCTGTCTTTTTACCTATCGGTCTTGTATCAGGTACAATCGGTAAGCTAATGTTACCTATGGTATTGGCCGTTGTATACTCTATACTTTCTTCACTAGTGGTGGCCTTAACCGTTGTTCCACTTATGGCATTTTTATTACTGAGAAAAACAAGGCAGCGTACACCGAAACCTTCAAGAAAGTATACAGCTACTTTAAAGTGGGCCCTTTCACATAAGTTTATTATTTTATTTTCTTCTTTCTTATTATTTGCCGGATCGATTGCTGCTTATATATTACTTCCAAAAGCAAATATCAAATCAGAAGACGATACGATGCTTTCAATTCAGATGACATTCCCAGCAAATTACGATTTTGAATCTAGAAAGCAAACAGCCTTTGATTTTGAAAAAAAATTACTTTCTAACAGCGATGTAAAAGATGTTATTTTACGAATGGGTTCCAGTGCTGAAGATGCACAGTTTGGATTTACAACTAAAAATAACCTTGCATCTATTGCTGTAGTCTTCAAAAAAGGAACAGATATCGATCAATATATCAAAAAACTTAAAAAAGAGCATGCAGACTTTAAACCAGCCGAATTCGATTATACAAAAGCAAGCTATTCTAATTCCGGCGGAGGAAACAACTTACAATTTAATGTGACAGCAAACAATGAGACAAATTTTAAAAAAGCTGCTGATGTCGTTGAAACAAAACTAAAAAGTATAGACAGTCTTTCTAAAGTAAAAACAAATCGAGAAGAGTCAAAAAAAGAATGGCAAATCGATATTGATCAAAAGAAAGCGGAACAAGTTGGATTAACACCAGAAACAGCCGGACAACAAGTTACATTCCTTATGAAAAAATCACCAATCGGGCAACTGACAATTAATGATGAGAAAACAACCATTATGTTGGAACATAAACAAGAAAAGATAAGTAACAAGGAAGATATTCTTAACACAAACATCTTATCACCTATAGCAGGGTCAATTCCTTTAAAAGATATTGCAACCATTTCAGAAAAACGATTACAAACAGAGATTTTCCATAAAGATGGAAAAGAAACCATTCAAATAACTGCCGAAGCAACAAATGAAGATTTAAGTAAAGTAAACACTGAAGTGAACAAAGCTATTTCAGAATTAGACCTACCAAACGGTGCGAAAGTTAAAATTGCTGGTGCAACTGAATCAATGCAAGAAGACTTTACAAATTTATTCAAAATCATGGGTATCGCCATCGGGATTGTTTATTTAATTATGGTTATTACTTTCGGGCAAGCACGCGCTCCATTTGCGATTTTATTCTCTTTACCACTAGCTGCTGTTGGCGGTATTTTAGGATTAATCATTTCAAGAACACCAGTCGATTTAAATGCACTCATCGGTGCATTAATGTTAATTGGTATCGTAGTCACCAATGCCATTGTATTAATAGAACGTGTTCAACAAAATAGAGAACACGGCATGACGACACGGGAAGCTTTACTAGAAGCAGGCTCTACAAGGCTACGACCAATTATTATGACAGCCATTACAACAATAGTAGCGATGTTACCATTATTATTCAGCCAATCACAAGCCGGCAGTATGGTATCTAAAAGTTTAGCGGTTGTTGTAATCGGTGGTTTAGCAGTTTCAACTGTGCTCACACTAGTTGTCGTCCCTGTTATGTATGAACTGTTAGATAAATTCGGTAAAAAACGACGCTCACGCAGAAAAGTAGTCTCTTCTATAGATACACCAAAAGCTTAA
- the tenA gene encoding thiaminase II, giving the protein MKFCERLFETVQPVWEKSHNHPFVTGMGDGTLEKDKFQYYIIQDYLYLLDYAKLYAIGVVKATNPQVMAKFAEQIDGILNGEMTIHKQYAKRLGISVQEMEEAKPSAKNLAYTNYMMSVSQNGTLAELIAALLPCMWSYWEIGKRLNDIPGARDHEFFGEWIQGYSSEEYGKLCIWLMDLLNELAEGKSEQELDKLEEVFLYSSRFEYLFWDMAYRKEMWGFEEQEHTTVS; this is encoded by the coding sequence ATGAAGTTTTGTGAGAGATTATTTGAGACAGTACAGCCTGTTTGGGAAAAAAGTCATAATCACCCATTTGTAACTGGGATGGGGGACGGTACATTAGAAAAGGATAAATTCCAATATTACATCATACAAGATTATTTATATTTACTAGATTATGCAAAATTATATGCAATTGGAGTTGTGAAAGCGACTAATCCGCAAGTTATGGCAAAATTTGCAGAACAAATAGACGGCATTTTAAATGGAGAAATGACGATCCATAAACAGTATGCAAAACGCCTTGGTATTTCTGTACAAGAGATGGAAGAGGCAAAACCATCTGCTAAAAATTTAGCGTATACAAACTATATGATGTCAGTATCTCAAAATGGTACGCTTGCAGAGTTAATTGCGGCTCTGCTTCCATGTATGTGGAGCTACTGGGAAATTGGAAAGCGTTTAAATGATATTCCAGGAGCAAGGGATCATGAGTTCTTTGGGGAGTGGATTCAAGGATATAGCTCAGAAGAGTATGGAAAACTTTGCATTTGGCTAATGGATTTATTAAATGAACTAGCTGAAGGAAAGTCTGAACAAGAGTTAGACAAATTAGAAGAGGTTTTCTTATATTCTAGCCGCTTTGAGTATTTATTCTGGGATATGGCGTATCGTAAGGAGATGTGGGGTTTTGAGGAGCAAGAGCATACTACAGTTTCATAA
- a CDS encoding ABC transporter substrate-binding protein, whose product MKLFKRIFVFTLLVAMIAGCSSNSSSEKKKAEKEVTVMLDWYPNAVHSFIYAAIEKGYFKEEGVKVNIKFPSNPTDPLTLAAAGKVTVGLYYQPDVVIAKANEQIPVKSIGAVVRSPLNHVVSLKSAGINSPKDLEGKTVGYSGTPLSEAYLKTMVKEAGGNPDTVKVVDVGFDLVPALITKKVDAVTGAYINHEVPVMRHEGHEPAYFNPADYGVPNYHELVFVTGDKTLKKDKEALQAFLRGAKKGYEFMKKNPDEALGILLNHQEKENSPLVPEVEKESMKILLEKMETKDEPFLSDTKESWEKQNKWLKEKGMTKESVPANELFENILK is encoded by the coding sequence ATGAAATTATTCAAACGCATCTTTGTGTTTACATTATTAGTTGCAATGATTGCAGGATGTTCTAGCAATTCATCATCAGAAAAGAAAAAGGCTGAAAAAGAAGTAACAGTTATGCTCGACTGGTATCCAAATGCGGTGCATAGTTTTATCTATGCAGCGATTGAAAAAGGATACTTTAAAGAAGAAGGAGTAAAGGTGAATATTAAATTCCCTTCTAATCCAACCGATCCATTAACATTAGCGGCAGCGGGGAAAGTAACAGTTGGTTTATATTATCAACCAGACGTTGTCATTGCAAAAGCAAATGAACAAATTCCAGTGAAATCAATCGGAGCTGTGGTCCGTTCACCATTAAATCACGTCGTATCATTAAAATCAGCGGGAATCAATTCACCAAAAGATTTAGAAGGAAAGACAGTTGGTTATTCCGGAACACCTTTAAGTGAAGCGTATTTAAAAACGATGGTAAAAGAAGCTGGTGGTAATCCTGATACTGTAAAAGTAGTAGATGTTGGATTTGATTTAGTACCAGCATTAATTACGAAAAAAGTAGATGCTGTCACAGGTGCTTATATTAACCATGAAGTTCCTGTTATGCGTCATGAAGGCCATGAACCAGCGTACTTCAACCCAGCTGACTATGGTGTACCAAATTATCATGAACTTGTTTTTGTAACAGGTGATAAAACGTTGAAAAAAGATAAAGAAGCGTTGCAAGCCTTTTTACGAGGTGCGAAAAAAGGATATGAATTTATGAAAAAGAATCCAGACGAAGCACTGGGTATTTTATTAAATCATCAAGAAAAGGAAAATTCCCCACTTGTTCCAGAAGTTGAAAAAGAAAGTATGAAAATTTTGTTAGAGAAAATGGAAACGAAAGATGAGCCATTTTTATCAGATACGAAAGAGTCATGGGAAAAACAAAATAAATGGTTGAAAGAAAAAGGCATGACAAAAGAGAGTGTTCCTGCCAATGAATTATTCGAAAATATTTTAAAGTAG